A stretch of the Diprion similis isolate iyDipSimi1 chromosome 14, iyDipSimi1.1, whole genome shotgun sequence genome encodes the following:
- the LOC124414640 gene encoding nuclear exosome regulator NRDE2, whose product MSLFPAYPSSSNNEVKPLDETPKSTDEASNLWLTNSSYVAPVVQNPVIDLWSDSSSDESVKVIFNDNATSPKPEVISIESDRSTSSDYSKSSTSRRERRHKKRKKRTRDRSSHRQKGKYEKKLENVYFEDTARDKRNLTVSTLGGSARPSYTLYCAYLGFRPFKKLPKQTPRRYYAVNIDTVRKGEKQDTRIKRSNISNEGKRLQNEMEDFNWGVNMEEEQTKKTREFNEGLAENPDDVELWMKYINFQDVISQFQKDRGITDIRSTITCQRKLAVANKALEKNPSSTELLKLKLSLTAQLLPADQFSNEVEALVNKDSGNIVLWRALIMATQASLAICSVPKVLDLYSRCLSSLRQRLRTNPQLYDQQILEMLYRCLTFLRQAGLWEQMWETLRLNLTLNLNLSKDNFRFRGFIDERKLIGMEEVILTSRLPLNQLWLRVESLRESCHWISVSSDQLEMLGDSRRFVLPEDVTDYVQPIMSRDSSLKLAVYSILSLKVPLLPMQDFIAHDLGLTQIEWDADSIEMLLPLVHPFVGILAGSEEKKKVMERILEDQLTSGPQYLKYHPAQEPYLDFVRDTFWAIAESFSASQYERTSIYVWWLRFERLLASLNQNDKDDHRRKKLKNMVKDFLKRDGNRNNLHFYREYALIEKEIGRFDSCINILETTIGMQTNFLANLSSRQEKTVLCSVFRALFETLLDPKTCEENHRGRILTAVARMVSGPDENRLEQAEEFLETSVSEFLQQPVSDVIEKTYFLPNFECDLITCYAYFLYVKNSTISKPLGVLERCLKHSEENKYLQECLYESTIALLHLDSKRSKLHGFLKETLDQALDLYPMNCYLLSVEMEIESESPCWKVSRNRTGSWQAMASCLASHIRIERLESLGLQDAAVAATNKLLSIHRRLAKDPGSQRCPLIWRLYMLFLRERNLCEGRGEEVYHESVAECPWARGIYTDAAQVAPQLLTEIQDLIREKELRMHVTPEELDILRG is encoded by the exons ATGTCGTTATTTCCAGCGTATCCGAGTAGTTCCAATAACGAGGTAAAGCCCTTGGACGAGACTCCAAAAAGTACAG ATGAGGCATCGAACTTGTGGCTTACAAATTCCAGTTATGTGGCACCTGTGGTTCAAAATCCTGTGATCGATCTTTGGTCGGATTCATCATCTGATGAGTCAGTCAAAGTAATATTTAATGACAACGCAACGTCACCAAAACCAGAGGTTATATCGATAGAGTCGGATAGGAGTACCAGCAGCGATTACAGCAAAAGTTCAACGTCAAGACGCGAGAGGAGGCATAAGAAGCGAAAGAAAAGAACTCGTGACAGAAGTAGTCACAGACAGAAGGGAAAGTATgaaaagaaacttgaaaacGTGTATTTTGAGGACACGGCAAGAGACAAGAGAAATTTAACAGTGTCTACGCTTGGCGGCTCAGCTAGACCAAGTTACACCTTGTACTGCGCTTATCTTGGGTTTAGACCTTTCAAGAAATTGCCGAAACAAACACCGCGAAGATACTATGCCGTCAATATAGACACAGTACGCAAAGGTGAGAAACAAGATACTAGAATTAAGAGGAGCAATATCAGCAATGAAGGCAAGCGGCTGCAAAACGAGATGGAGGATTTTAACTGGGGTGTTAACATGGAAGAAGAgcagacaaaaaaaacaagagagTTTAACGAAGGGTTGGCAGAAAACCCTGACGATGTTGAATTGTGGATGAAGTACATCAACTTCCAG GATGTAATTTCCCAATTCCAAAAAGATCGTGGGATCACGGATATCAGGAGCACGATAACTTGCCAGCGTAAACTGGCGGTAGCTAATAAAGCTTTGGAGAAAAATCCAAGTTCTACGGAACTCCTAAAGCTCAAGTTAAGCCTTACTGCTCAGTTGTTACCTGctgatcaattttcaaatgaagtGGAGGCCCTCGTCAACAAGGATTCGGGGAATATTGTCCTGTGGCGTGCTTTAATTATGGCCACTCAAGCTTCTCTAGCTATTTGCTCAGTTCCTAAAGTCTTGGACTTGTACTCCAGATGCCTTTCGAGTCTTCGCCAAAGACTTAGGACCAATCCTCAATTATACGATCAACAGATCCTTG AAATGCTGTATCGCTGTCTGACGTTTCTGAGGCAGGCAGGACTTTGGGAACAGATGTGGGAAACCTTGAGACTCAATTTAActctgaatttgaatttgagtaAGGACAACTTTAGATTCCGAGGCTTTATTGATGAGCGAAAATTAA TTGGAATGGAAGAGGTAATATTAACATCGAGACTTCCATTGAACCAGTTATGGTTGAGGGTAGAGTCGCTTCGAGAGAGTTGTCACTGGATTAGTGTAAGTAGCGACCAATTAGAAATGCTTGGAGACTCGCGGCGATTTGTACTACCGGAGGACGTGACTGATTATGTGCAGCCAATAATGTCGCGTGACTCCAGCCTGAAACTTGCCGTGTACTCTATACTTTCACTGAAAGTGCCTTTGCTTCCAATGCAGGATTTCATTGCCCAT gaTTTAGGGTTGACACAGATAGAATGGGATGCTGATTCGATCGAAATGTTGCTACCATTGGTTCATCCTTTTGTTGGAATCTTGGCTGGAtctgaagagaagaagaaagtgaTGGAGAGAATACTCGAGGATCAGTTGACATCAGGACCGCAATACTTGAAATACCATCCTGCGCAAGAACCGTATCTGGATTTTGTCAGAGACACGTTCTGGGCAATTGCAGAAAGTTTCTCAGCGTCTCAGTACGAGCGTACAAGCATCTATGTTTGGTGGTTGCGATTCGAGAGATTGTTAGCTTCGCTTAATCAGAACGATAAGGACGATCACAGAAGGAAGAAGCTCAAGAATATGGTAAAAGATTTCCTCAAACGAGATGGGAACAGAAACAACCTTCACTTCTACCGGGAATACGcattaattgaaaaagaaattggccGCTTTGACAGCTGCATTAACATTCTGGAAACCACTATTGGAATGCAAACCAATTTCCTTGCAAACCTTTCTAGTCGGCAGGAGAAAACTGTCTTGTGCAGCGTATTCAGAGCTCTTTTTGAAACTCTTCTCGATCCCAAAACTTGTGAGGAAAATCACAGAGGCCGCATACTTACAGCAGTTGCTCGAATGGTCTCCGGACCAGATGAGAATCGTTTAGAACAAGCGGAAGAATTCTTGGAGACTAGTGTCAGTGAATTTCTGCAGCAACCTGTGTCTGatgtgattgaaaaaacgtattttcttccAAACTTCGAATGTGACTTGATCACTTGTTACGCATATTTTCTTTATGTGAAAAATTCGACCATCTCAAAGCCACTTGGTGTGTTGGAAAGATGTTTGAAACATtcggaagaaaataaatatttgcag gAATGCTTATATGAAAGTACGATTGCACTTTTGCATTTGGATTCCAAACGTTCGAAGTTGCACGGATTTTTGAAGGAAACACTTGATCAAGCCTTGGATTTGTACCCCATGAACTGCTACTTACTTTCTGTGGAAATGGAAATCGAA AGCGAATCACCCTGCTGGAAGGTGAGCCGTAATCGAACTGGATCCTGGCAGGCAATGGCTTCATGTCTTGCTAGTCACATTCGAATCGAGCGGCTGGAGAGCCTGGGGCTTCAAGATGCTGCAGTCGCTGCGACTAATAAGCTGTTGTCAATTCATCGCAGACTAGCTAA AGATCCAGGCTCACAGAGATGTCCGTTAATATGGAGACTTTACATGCTATTCTTGCGCGAACGTAATCTGTGTGAGGGCAGAGGTGAGGAAGTTTATCACGAAAGCGTAGCTGAATGTCCATGGGCCAGAGGCATTTACACCGATGCTGCTCAAGTGGCACCCCAACTTCTTACCGAAATTCAAGATTTGATTCGCGAAAAAGAGCTAAGAATGCATGTTACACCCGAGGAGTTGGACATTCTGCGTGGCTAA